A genome region from Baekduia alba includes the following:
- a CDS encoding CPBP family intramembrane glutamic endopeptidase, translating into MTSVPADGAHPAPPEHPERPRVPSAIPPWPAWSAPAALFAGFAAALVAGLFIGLIGVLFGADLQDPPPAVSITSVIAQDICLIGAAILFARAVAPPRPEAFGLNPAPLRKSVAYVVGGYLVFIIASFVWLSIIGQPDAKDTITEDLGAKDSTIALILVTFVVTVCAPLAEEFFFRGYFFGALRSHGFWFAAGFTGLAFGVVHVFGSPIAFVVPLALLGMALCFIREKTGSLYPGIALHCINNSVAMSSSEHWSWQVPVVLILAPACIALFVWLGLRFWPEPAPSGAVRLMSPSAPIG; encoded by the coding sequence ATGACGTCCGTCCCGGCCGACGGCGCGCACCCCGCGCCGCCCGAGCATCCCGAACGCCCGCGGGTTCCGAGCGCGATCCCGCCGTGGCCCGCGTGGTCGGCGCCGGCCGCGCTCTTCGCCGGCTTCGCCGCCGCGCTCGTCGCCGGGTTGTTCATCGGGTTGATCGGCGTGCTCTTCGGCGCCGACCTGCAGGACCCGCCGCCGGCGGTCAGCATCACGTCGGTCATCGCGCAGGACATCTGCCTGATCGGCGCCGCGATCCTGTTCGCGCGCGCCGTCGCGCCGCCGCGGCCCGAGGCGTTCGGGCTCAACCCGGCGCCGCTGCGCAAGTCGGTGGCCTACGTCGTCGGCGGCTACCTCGTCTTCATCATCGCCTCGTTCGTCTGGCTGTCGATCATCGGTCAGCCCGACGCGAAGGACACGATCACCGAGGACCTCGGCGCGAAGGACTCCACGATCGCGCTGATCCTCGTCACGTTCGTGGTGACCGTCTGCGCGCCGCTGGCCGAGGAGTTCTTCTTCCGCGGGTACTTCTTCGGCGCGCTGCGGTCTCACGGCTTCTGGTTCGCCGCGGGCTTCACGGGCCTCGCGTTCGGGGTCGTGCACGTCTTCGGCTCGCCGATCGCGTTCGTCGTCCCGCTCGCGCTCCTGGGCATGGCGCTGTGCTTCATCCGCGAGAAGACCGGCTCCCTGTACCCGGGCATCGCGCTGCACTGCATCAACAACTCGGTGGCGATGAGCAGCAGCGAGCACTGGTCCTGGCAGGTGCCCGTCGTGCTGATCCTCGCGCCGGCCTGCATCGCGCTGTTCGTCTGGCTCGGCCTGCGCTTCTGGCCGGAGCCGGCGCCGTCCGGCGCCGTCCGGCTGATGAGTCCGTCCGCGCCAATCGGCTGA
- a CDS encoding HAD family hydrolase, with protein MKRGAAVRPQAVLLDALGTLVRLEPPVPLLRAELAARGVAVSEDEASRALRTEIAYYRAHHDEAADAAALADLRDRCAEVLRAALPRRARDVADLREALLASLRFTAYPDAAPALRTLRAAGLRLVVVSNWDVSLHEALAATGLEPLVDAALSSAEAGSSKPDGAIFRQALALAGDPAPSAVVHVGDSPEHDVAGALAAGLRPILVARDGAPTPAPVPGVTTVADLTALGPLLAVDAPSSFAPYSPGR; from the coding sequence ATGAAGCGGGGCGCCGCGGTGCGTCCTCAGGCGGTCCTGCTCGACGCGCTCGGCACGCTCGTGCGGCTGGAGCCGCCGGTGCCGCTGCTGCGGGCGGAGCTGGCGGCGCGGGGCGTCGCGGTCTCCGAGGACGAGGCGTCGCGCGCGCTGCGCACCGAGATCGCCTACTACCGCGCCCATCATGACGAGGCCGCGGACGCGGCGGCGCTCGCCGACCTGCGCGATCGCTGCGCGGAGGTGCTGCGGGCCGCGCTGCCGCGGCGCGCACGGGACGTCGCCGACCTGCGGGAGGCGCTGCTCGCCAGCCTGCGCTTCACGGCCTATCCGGACGCCGCGCCGGCGCTGAGGACGTTGCGCGCCGCCGGCCTGCGGCTGGTCGTCGTCTCCAACTGGGACGTCTCGCTGCACGAGGCGCTCGCGGCGACGGGCCTGGAGCCGCTGGTCGACGCCGCCCTCTCCTCCGCCGAGGCCGGGTCGAGCAAGCCCGACGGCGCGATCTTCCGCCAGGCGCTCGCGCTGGCCGGCGATCCGGCGCCGAGCGCGGTCGTCCACGTCGGCGACAGCCCGGAGCACGACGTCGCCGGCGCGCTCGCCGCGGGCCTGCGCCCCATCCTCGTCGCGCGCGACGGCGCGCCCACGCCAGCGCCCGTGCCCGGCGTCACGACGGTCGCCGACCTCACGGCGCTGGGGCCGCTGCTCGCCGTTGATGCTCCGTCAAGCTTCGCCCCCTACTCTCCCGGGCGATGA